Proteins encoded within one genomic window of Setaria italica strain Yugu1 chromosome IV, Setaria_italica_v2.0, whole genome shotgun sequence:
- the LOC105913478 gene encoding uncharacterized protein LOC105913478, with the protein MFRRRFRMNRPLFLRIVHTLRAWSPYFTQRADGIGKLGHSPLQKCTVAIRMLAYGTSADQLDEVLKIGASTSLEILGKFAEGVIACFGDEYLRPPRPDELEKILEENEARGFPGMLGSIDCMHWAWKNCPKGWAGMFTRGDKGVPTMILEAVASHDLRIWHAFFGTAGSQNDINVLNKSSLFIDAIKGEAPKVQYMVNGTQYDMGYYLADKIYPEWAVFVKTVSSPQSDKDKLYSKMQEGARKDVECAFGVLQSRFDIVRRPSRLWKQGDVVNIMQACVILHNMIVEDEKELARVSLDVNENASATIVLPSEVQTSDNPNPCFAEVLRRNSAIRARPTHRQLKKDLIEHIWQRYGPNRAR; encoded by the coding sequence ATGTTTCGAAGGAGATTTAGGATGAATAGGCCATTGTTCCTACGCATCGTGCACACGCTAAGAGCTTGGTCTCCTTATTTTACCCAAAGAGCCGATGGAATTGGTAAGCTTGGGCATTCACCCCTTCAAAAGTGCACTGTGGCTATTAGGATGCTGGCTTATGGCACCTCTGCTGATCAACTAGATGAGGTTTTGAAGATCGGTGCCAGCACTTCTTTGGAGATTTTGGGAAAATTTGCTGAAGGAGTCATTGCATGTTTTGGTGATGAGTATCTACGTCCTCCAAGACCCGATGAACTGGAAAAAATCTTAGAAGAAAATGAGGCACGTGGTTTTCCAGGGATGTTGGGAAGCATCGATTGTATGCACTGGGCATGGAAGAATTGTCCAAAAGGTTGGGCAGGCATGTTTACACGTGGTGACAAAGGCGTTCCTACTATGATCCTTGAAGCAGTGGCGTCTCATGATCTTCGTATATGGCATGCCTTTTTTGGTACAGCCGGGTCTCAGAATGATATCAACGTCTTAAACAAATCATCATTGTTCATTGATGCAATAAAAGGCGAAGCTCCTAAGGTACAATATATGGTAAATGGAACACAATATGACATGGGCTATTATCTTGCCGACAAAATATATCCAGAATGGGCGGTGTTCGTGAAAACCGTATCATCTCCTCAGTCGGACAAAGACAAATTATATTCAAAAATGCAAGAAGGGGCGAGGAAAGACGTCGAGTGTGCATTTGGCGTACTGCAATCTCGCTTTGATATTGTTCGACGGCCGTCAAGGTTATGGAAGCAGGGAGACGTTGTCAACATAATGCAAGCTTGTGTTATCCTTCATAATATGATAGTTGAAGATGAGAAGGAATTGGCTAGAGTTTCATTGGATGTGAACGAGAATGCGAGTGCGACGATAGTACTCCCATCTGAAGTGCAAACAAGTGACAACCCTAATCCATGCTTCGCAGAGGTGCTTCGAAGGAATTCGGCAATCAGAGCTCGGCCAACACATAGGCAACTCAAGAAGGACCTAATCGAGCATATATGGCAGCGCTATGGACCTAATCGTGCACGATGA
- the LOC101780139 gene encoding pollen-specific protein SF21, whose protein sequence is MRRWGSKPAAAGASWREKEGAVGEIGGVRSGREERRSHVSLTAVHVRSAAAAAAGMGDSGGSVVSVDVERISFGGKEHHIQTNHGSVSVAIYGDHDKPALITYPDIALNHMSCFQGLLFCPEAASLLLHNFCIYHISPPGHELGAAPILPSTPVASVDDLADQVADVLDFFGLDSVMCLGVTAGAYILTLFATKYRERVLGLILVSPLCKAPSWSEWFYNKVMSNLLYYYGMCNVVKDILLQRYFGKGVRGCSTEPESDIVQACRSFLDQRQGMNVWRFIQTINERKDLTENLKQLQCRTLIFVGENSQFHAEAVHMTAKLDSRYSALVEVQACGSVVTEEQPHAMLIPMEYFLMGYGLYRPSQINCSPRSPLNPFCISPELLSPESMGLKLKPIKTRANQKA, encoded by the exons ATGCGCAGGTGGGGAAGCAAgccagcggcggccggagcatcttggagagagaaagaaggggcGGTAGGTGAAATCGGAGGCGTCAGGagtgggagggaggagaggaggagccaCGTCAGCTTGACAGCAGTGCACGTGCggtcggctgcggcggcggcggcggggatgggcGACTCCGGCGGCTCCGTCGTGTCGGTGGACGTCGAGCGCATCTCCTTCGGAGGCAAG GAACACCATATACAAACAAATCACGGATCTGTATCTGTTGCCATATATGGTGACCATGATAAGCCTGCTCTTATTACCTATCCAGATATTGCCTTGAACC ATATGTCTTGCTTCCAAGGACTGCTCTTCTGTCCTGAAGCAGCTTCATTGCTGCTCCATAATTTTTGCATTTACCATATCAGCCCCCCAGGACATGAG TTAGGAGCTGCTCCAATTTTGCCGAGCACACCGGTGGCATCTGTTGATGACTTAGCAGATCAAGTCGCGGACGTACTCGATTTCTTTGG ATTGGATTCTGTTATGTGTTTAGGTGTCACTGCGGGCGCATACATTCTTACTCTCTTTGCA ACAAAGTACAGAGAGCGAGTATTAGGACTTATTCTTGTTTCACCTCTATGTAAAGCTCCCTCATGGTCAGAGTGGTTTTATAATAAG GTAATGTCAAATTTACTATATTATTATGGCATGTGCAACGTGGTGAAGGATATTTTGTTGCAGCGCTACTTTGGCAAG GGAGTACGTGGATGCTCTACAGAACCTGAATCAGATATTGTGCAGGCTTGCAGAAGT TTTCTAGATCAACGGCAGGGCATGAACGTGTGGCGGTTTATTCAGACTATCAATGA GAGAAAAGACTTGACAGAAAACCTGAAGCAGCTGCAGTGCAGAACTCTAATTTTTGTTGGTGAGAACTCCCAGTTCCATGCTGAGGCTGTTCACATGACTGCAAAGCTTGATAGCCGATATAGTGCTCTCGTGGAG GTACAAGCTTGCGGATCGGTTGTGACAGAGGAGCAGCCACATGCAATGCTTATACCAATGGAATACTTCCTCATGGGATATGGCTTGTACAGGCCGAGCCAGATAAACTGCAGCCCTCGCAGCCCTCTGAACCCATTCTGCATATCACCTGAGCTCCTCTCACCCGAGAGCATGGGGTTGAAGCTAAAGCCAATCAAGACACGAGCCAACCAGAAAGCGTAG
- the LOC101780534 gene encoding cell division cycle and apoptosis regulator protein 1 isoform X2: protein MFPSKGPNHYGQQPPYGGQQPYGQIPGSTGFTAPAAAGGADGGRFGARPGQGTAAQYSGPYASVYGAQQVGGLGGKGPASSSLPSLTTRPTSLSESSKFSSAPVGSSLARPNDDYMAVRGYAQKLDQYGTDYTLERRMYGEHSTNLGRRDGLSDLDRRYPDHISAGHQVHDHMEQGSSMRHQQLLKGQLQPGSDTRQADYFAGRSAPIHQSSQEIGAYGRVEAESRNVSILGTAPYGRQQAGSLLEGAPRTNIDSLYGQGSSSTGYGAGLPPGRDYSSGKGLLHPSSDPDYRDSILPRVHPGISMVDERRVDRIGYRRELDIRDEERRRDLMLEREKELEWERERELRDLRDRERERERERERDRERLLRERERERERERERERERERLRERREKERERDRKHAADPRREHTPPRVPGDRRRSSSVRSEKPVRRISPRREAVHRHRSPVKEIKREYICKVLPFRFVDDERDYLSLTKRYPRLAITPEFSKIVLNWAKENLNLSLHTPVSLEHDIHDADDSADEGAISSEKSSSSNTPATIWNAKVLLMSGMSKGAYADITSLRSNEERVVNLNNILKFAVFKKDRSLFAIGGPWNAAIDGGDPSVDCSCLIRTAIRCVKELVQVDLSNCTHWNRFVEVHYNRIGKDGLLSHKEITVLFVPNLSECVPSVDIWKNNWIAYRKSKAEREQLTMKKEKSPVELKEQKQVSGEVNKGKSIDADLLKEGDVGSSDMKNEKVDADTDRQDKDGEGKVDKVEEPVEKMGGDVEGKTTGGSSVDHAAGDKKPIKKKVIKKVMKVVRKKPAAGASTSADKSSIEDKNVVAESASKTAEVGPNEQKSEDAGKEQEGTGINQQPEAKKTGKKKIIRRVVKRKVSASGSQLTASATPAETSKQEAEIQPEKKIDSSTDAGNSQTKLQEGSKTSMEDISNLKKEEKPEEKETDLRSPNGDKVNHKEAIEQKDTKKDGKKEKTKDDKEKNRDLKMDPKQKPLNEMKEKKKSDDPPKYPGFILQAKRSNNESKLRSTSLSLDGLLDYTAKDIEESVFELSLFAESFSEMLQHRMGCVILSFLEKLYKRHIVKRNQRKRQREEDLKKEEKKSSEKRPKTTQETVTESADNPAGDVKMTKEGDEKMSPDHSASVHDEQLKEGQVKVGADHPMANHDEPAKKGEEKMSTSEAAPNEPEADTKMDEEDPEYEEDPEEIEIYEDDEDMDDAHAEAPIAEQNEDNTKDKEAKPEVAAEDSGNNKTTKEPESENITNIHEKTASVEEKQTTAEKGDSVEGGEKVVSKEVKPAKDEVVDKDLLQAFRYFDQNRAGYIKVDDLKCILHNLGKFLSSRDVKDLVQIALIESNSSRDNRIIYPKLVKIVDL from the exons ATGTTTCCTTCGAAAGGGCCCAATCACTACGGGCAGCAGCCGCCATATGGCGGGCAGCAGCCGTACGGCCAAATC CCTGGTAGCACTGGATTTACAGCCCCGGCAGCGGCGGGTGGTGCTGATGGTGGTCGGTTTGGTGCCCGTCCTGGACAGGGCACTGCTGCGCAGTACAGCGGGCCTTACGCTTCAGTGTATGGCGCGCAACAG GTTGGTGGACTTGGTGGAAAAGGTCCAGCTTCTTCAAGTCTTCCTAGCTTGACAACTCGTCCAACTTCGCTCTCCGAGTCATCCAAGTTCTCGTCTGCACCTGTGGGGTCTAGCCTGGCAAGACCAAATGATGACTATATGGCTGTGCGTGGATATGCACAGAAGCTAGACCAATATGGCACTGATTATACACTAGAGAGAAGGATGTATGGTGAACATTCTACTAATCTTGGTAGGAGAGATGGTCTCAGTGATTTGGATAGAAGGTATCCTGATCATATATCAGCTGGTCATCag GTACATGACCATATGGAGCAG GGTTCATCGATGCGTCACCAGCAGCTCCTGAAAGGTCAGCTGCAGCCTGGATCTGATACGAG ACAAGCCGATTACTTTGCAGGAAGGTCCGCTCCAATCCATCAGTCATCCCAGGAAATTGGTGCATATGGAAGAGTTGAAGCTGAGAGTCGCAACGTGTCCATTCTTGGGACTGCTCCGTATGGAAGACAACAGGCAGGCTCATTGTTGGAAGGAGCTCCAAGGACAAACATTGACAGCCTCTATGGACAAGGATCGTCAAGCACTGGCTATGGTGCAGGTCTGCCTCCTGGTCGTGATTATTCCTCAGGGAAAGGCCTGCTCCATCCATCTTCGGATCCGGACTACCGAGATAGCATCTTACCCCGCGTGCACCCAGGCATCTCCATGGTTGATGAACGTAGAGTTGATCGGATTGGTTATCGCCGTGAACTAGATATAAGAGATGAAGAGCGTAGAAGGGACCTAATGCTGGAAAGAGAGAAAGAGCTTGAATGGGAGCGGGAACGCGAGTTACGAGACTTGCGAGATCGTGAAAGAGAAAGAGAGCGTGAAAGGGAAAGGGACCGTGAAAGACTACTACGAGAACGTGAAAGAGAAAGGGAACGCGAACGTGAAAGAGAGCGTGAAAGAGAACGCCTTCGCGAGCGGcgggagaaggagagagagcgGGATAGGAAGCACGCAGCTGATCCAAGGCGGGAGCACACTCCACCTAGAGTCCCTGGTGATCGACGGCGTTCTTCTTCTGTTAGATCTGAGAAGCCTGTGCGGCGAATTTCCCCTCGACGTGAAGCTGTGCATAG GCATCGTTCACCTGTTAAAGAAATAAAGCGAGAATATATTTGCAAG GTTCTTCCATTTCGCTTCGTGGATGATGAAAGGGATTATCTGTCCTTGACAAAACGATATCCCAGACTAGCAATTACTCCCGAATTTTCAAAG ATTGTCTTGAACTGGGCTAAAGAAAACTTAAATCTTTCTCTGCACACACCAGTGAG TCTGGAGCATGATATCCATGATGCTGATGATAGTGCTGATGAAGGAGCAATATCTTCTGAGAAATCATCAAGCTCCAATACCCCAGCCACCATTTGGAATGCAAAG GTACTATTGATGAGTGGCATGAGCAAAGGTGCCTACGCTGACATAACTTCATTGAGAAGTAACGAGGAACGAGTTGTGAACTTGAACAATATCTTAAAATTTGCTGTATTCAAGAAGGATCGTTCTCTTTTTGCAATTGGGGGCCCTTGGAATGCAGCAATAGATGGTGGTGATCCGTCAGTTGACTGTTCTTGCTTGATTCGAACTGCCATTAG ATGCGTTAAGGAGCTGGTTCAAGTTGATCTATCTAACTGCACCCACTGGAATCGTTTTGTTGAG GTCCACTACAATAGAATTGGCAAAGATGGACTCTTGAGTCATAAAGAAATTACTGTACTGTTTGTGCCAAATCTGTCGGAATGCGTGCCTTCAGTCGATATATGGAAGAATAACTGGATTGCATACAGAAAATCAAAGGCAGAAAGGGAACAGCTCActatgaaaaaggaaaag AGCCCTGTTGAGTTGAAAGAGCAGAAGCAAG TTTCAGGGGAGGTGAACAAGGGTAAAAGTATAGATGCTGATCTTTTAAAAGAGGGTGACGTTGGCTCCAGTGATATGAAAAATGAGAAAGTTGATGCTGATACTGATCGGCAAGATAAGGATGGAGAGGGTAAGGTTGATAAAGTTGAGGAACCCGTTGAGAAGATGGGTGGGGATGTTGAAGGAAAAACTACAGGTGGCTCCTCTGTTGACCATGCAGCTGGGGATAAAAAGCCCATAAAAAAGAAAGTAATAAAAAAGGTTATGAAAGTTGTACGGAAAAAGCCAGCCGCTGGAGCTTCAACTTCAGCTGATAAATCTTCTATTGAAGACAAGAATGTTGTAGCAGAATCTGCAAGCAAAACTGCAGAAGTGGGGCCGAATGAACAAAAAAGTGAGGATGCTGGAAAAGAACAGGAGGGAACTGGCATCAATCAGCAGCCTGAAGCAAAGAAAACCGGTAAGAAGAAAATAATTCGAAGGGTTGTTAAAAGAAAAGTTTCTGCTTCAGGGTCTCAGTTGACTGCCTCTGCTACACCTGCTGAAACGAGTAAGCAAGAAGCAGAAATTCAGCCAGAGAAAAAAATTGATAGTTCAACTGACGCTGGAAATTCTCAGACTAAGCTGCAAGAAGGGTCAAAAACTTCTATGGAAGATATCTCAAAtctgaagaaagaagagaaaccAGAGGAAAAGGAGACTGATCTCAGAAGTCCAAATGGGGATAAGGTTAATCACAAGGAAGCTATTGAACAAAAAGATACGAAAAAGGATGGAAAGAAGGAGAAGACAAAGGATGATAAAGAGAAGAATAGAGACCTCAAGATGGATCCAAAGCAAAAGCCACTCAAtgaaatgaaagaaaagaagaagtcTGATGACCCCCCGAAATATCCAGGATTCATTCTTCAGGCAAAAAGGAGTAATAACGAATCTAAA CTCCGTTCAACATCCCTTTCGTTGGATGGCCTCCTAGACTATACTGCCAAGGATATAGAGGAGTCGGTGTTTGAG CTTTCTTTGTTTGCTGAGTCGTTCAGTGAAATGCTTCAACACAGAATGGGTTGCGTTATCCTGTCTTTTCTTGAG AAACTGTACAAGCGTCATATTGTGAAGAGGAACCAACGTAAGCGCCAAAGAGAGGAAGATctaaagaaagaagagaagaaatcCTCAGAGAAGCGACCCAAGACAACTCAAGAGACTGTAACTGAAAGTGCTGATAATCCAGCGGGGGATGTTAAAATGACAAAAGAGGGTGATGAAAAGATGAGCCCAGATCATTCAGCAAGTGTCCATGATGAACAGTTAAAAGAGGGTCAGGTTAAAGTGGGCGCCGATCATCCGATGGCTAACCATGATGAACCAGCCAAAAAGGGTGAGGAAAAGATGAGCACTTCAGAAGCTGCTCCCAATGAACCTGAAGCTGATACAAAGATGGATGAGGAAGATCCTGAATATGAGGAAGATCCTGAAGAAATAGAAATATATGAAGATGATGAGGACATGGATGATGCTCATGCTGAAGCACCAATTGCAGAAcag AACGAAGATAACACAAAAGACAAAGAGGCTAAGCCAGAAGTAGCTGCAGAAGATAGtggaaacaacaaaacaacGAAGGAGCCTGAATCGGAAAATATCACTAATATCCATGAAAAAACTGCTTCAGTGGAGGAAAAGCAGACTACAGCAGAGAAAGGAGACTCGGTGGAAGGTGGAGAAAAGGTAGTTAGTAAGGAGGTTAAGCCAGCAAAAGATGAGGTGGTTGATAAGGACCTATTGCAG GCCTTTAGGTACTTTGACCAAAACAGAGCAGGATATATCAAG GTGGATGATTTAAAATGCATTCTTCACAACTTGGGGAAGTTTTTATCAAGCAGGGATGTGAAG GACTTGGTTCAAATTGCTCTTATTGAGAGCAATTCTTCAAGGGACAACCGCATAATCTATCCAAAGCTTGTGAAGATAGTTGACCTGTGA
- the LOC101780534 gene encoding cell division cycle and apoptosis regulator protein 1 isoform X1 — translation MFPSKGPNHYGQQPPYGGQQPYGQIPGSTGFTAPAAAGGADGGRFGARPGQGTAAQYSGPYASVYGAQQVGGLGGKGPASSSLPSLTTRPTSLSESSKFSSAPVGSSLARPNDDYMAVRGYAQKLDQYGTDYTLERRMYGEHSTNLGRRDGLSDLDRRYPDHISAGHQVHDHMEQGSSMRHQQLLKGQLQPGSDTRQADYFAGRSAPIHQSSQEIGAYGRVEAESRNVSILGTAPYGRQQAGSLLEGAPRTNIDSLYGQGSSSTGYGAGLPPGRDYSSGKGLLHPSSDPDYRDSILPRVHPGISMVDERRVDRIGYRRELDIRDEERRRDLMLEREKELEWERERELRDLRDRERERERERERDRERLLRERERERERERERERERERLRERREKERERDRKHAADPRREHTPPRVPGDRRRSSSVRSEKPVRRISPRREAVHRHRSPVKEIKREYICKVLPFRFVDDERDYLSLTKRYPRLAITPEFSKIVLNWAKENLNLSLHTPVSLEHDIHDADDSADEGAISSEKSSSSNTPATIWNAKVLLMSGMSKGAYADITSLRSNEERVVNLNNILKFAVFKKDRSLFAIGGPWNAAIDGGDPSVDCSCLIRTAIRCVKELVQVDLSNCTHWNRFVEVHYNRIGKDGLLSHKEITVLFVPNLSECVPSVDIWKNNWIAYRKSKAEREQLTMKKEKSPVELKEQKQGLEVSGEVNKGKSIDADLLKEGDVGSSDMKNEKVDADTDRQDKDGEGKVDKVEEPVEKMGGDVEGKTTGGSSVDHAAGDKKPIKKKVIKKVMKVVRKKPAAGASTSADKSSIEDKNVVAESASKTAEVGPNEQKSEDAGKEQEGTGINQQPEAKKTGKKKIIRRVVKRKVSASGSQLTASATPAETSKQEAEIQPEKKIDSSTDAGNSQTKLQEGSKTSMEDISNLKKEEKPEEKETDLRSPNGDKVNHKEAIEQKDTKKDGKKEKTKDDKEKNRDLKMDPKQKPLNEMKEKKKSDDPPKYPGFILQAKRSNNESKLRSTSLSLDGLLDYTAKDIEESVFELSLFAESFSEMLQHRMGCVILSFLEKLYKRHIVKRNQRKRQREEDLKKEEKKSSEKRPKTTQETVTESADNPAGDVKMTKEGDEKMSPDHSASVHDEQLKEGQVKVGADHPMANHDEPAKKGEEKMSTSEAAPNEPEADTKMDEEDPEYEEDPEEIEIYEDDEDMDDAHAEAPIAEQNEDNTKDKEAKPEVAAEDSGNNKTTKEPESENITNIHEKTASVEEKQTTAEKGDSVEGGEKVVSKEVKPAKDEVVDKDLLQAFRYFDQNRAGYIKVDDLKCILHNLGKFLSSRDVKDLVQIALIESNSSRDNRIIYPKLVKIVDL, via the exons ATGTTTCCTTCGAAAGGGCCCAATCACTACGGGCAGCAGCCGCCATATGGCGGGCAGCAGCCGTACGGCCAAATC CCTGGTAGCACTGGATTTACAGCCCCGGCAGCGGCGGGTGGTGCTGATGGTGGTCGGTTTGGTGCCCGTCCTGGACAGGGCACTGCTGCGCAGTACAGCGGGCCTTACGCTTCAGTGTATGGCGCGCAACAG GTTGGTGGACTTGGTGGAAAAGGTCCAGCTTCTTCAAGTCTTCCTAGCTTGACAACTCGTCCAACTTCGCTCTCCGAGTCATCCAAGTTCTCGTCTGCACCTGTGGGGTCTAGCCTGGCAAGACCAAATGATGACTATATGGCTGTGCGTGGATATGCACAGAAGCTAGACCAATATGGCACTGATTATACACTAGAGAGAAGGATGTATGGTGAACATTCTACTAATCTTGGTAGGAGAGATGGTCTCAGTGATTTGGATAGAAGGTATCCTGATCATATATCAGCTGGTCATCag GTACATGACCATATGGAGCAG GGTTCATCGATGCGTCACCAGCAGCTCCTGAAAGGTCAGCTGCAGCCTGGATCTGATACGAG ACAAGCCGATTACTTTGCAGGAAGGTCCGCTCCAATCCATCAGTCATCCCAGGAAATTGGTGCATATGGAAGAGTTGAAGCTGAGAGTCGCAACGTGTCCATTCTTGGGACTGCTCCGTATGGAAGACAACAGGCAGGCTCATTGTTGGAAGGAGCTCCAAGGACAAACATTGACAGCCTCTATGGACAAGGATCGTCAAGCACTGGCTATGGTGCAGGTCTGCCTCCTGGTCGTGATTATTCCTCAGGGAAAGGCCTGCTCCATCCATCTTCGGATCCGGACTACCGAGATAGCATCTTACCCCGCGTGCACCCAGGCATCTCCATGGTTGATGAACGTAGAGTTGATCGGATTGGTTATCGCCGTGAACTAGATATAAGAGATGAAGAGCGTAGAAGGGACCTAATGCTGGAAAGAGAGAAAGAGCTTGAATGGGAGCGGGAACGCGAGTTACGAGACTTGCGAGATCGTGAAAGAGAAAGAGAGCGTGAAAGGGAAAGGGACCGTGAAAGACTACTACGAGAACGTGAAAGAGAAAGGGAACGCGAACGTGAAAGAGAGCGTGAAAGAGAACGCCTTCGCGAGCGGcgggagaaggagagagagcgGGATAGGAAGCACGCAGCTGATCCAAGGCGGGAGCACACTCCACCTAGAGTCCCTGGTGATCGACGGCGTTCTTCTTCTGTTAGATCTGAGAAGCCTGTGCGGCGAATTTCCCCTCGACGTGAAGCTGTGCATAG GCATCGTTCACCTGTTAAAGAAATAAAGCGAGAATATATTTGCAAG GTTCTTCCATTTCGCTTCGTGGATGATGAAAGGGATTATCTGTCCTTGACAAAACGATATCCCAGACTAGCAATTACTCCCGAATTTTCAAAG ATTGTCTTGAACTGGGCTAAAGAAAACTTAAATCTTTCTCTGCACACACCAGTGAG TCTGGAGCATGATATCCATGATGCTGATGATAGTGCTGATGAAGGAGCAATATCTTCTGAGAAATCATCAAGCTCCAATACCCCAGCCACCATTTGGAATGCAAAG GTACTATTGATGAGTGGCATGAGCAAAGGTGCCTACGCTGACATAACTTCATTGAGAAGTAACGAGGAACGAGTTGTGAACTTGAACAATATCTTAAAATTTGCTGTATTCAAGAAGGATCGTTCTCTTTTTGCAATTGGGGGCCCTTGGAATGCAGCAATAGATGGTGGTGATCCGTCAGTTGACTGTTCTTGCTTGATTCGAACTGCCATTAG ATGCGTTAAGGAGCTGGTTCAAGTTGATCTATCTAACTGCACCCACTGGAATCGTTTTGTTGAG GTCCACTACAATAGAATTGGCAAAGATGGACTCTTGAGTCATAAAGAAATTACTGTACTGTTTGTGCCAAATCTGTCGGAATGCGTGCCTTCAGTCGATATATGGAAGAATAACTGGATTGCATACAGAAAATCAAAGGCAGAAAGGGAACAGCTCActatgaaaaaggaaaag AGCCCTGTTGAGTTGAAAGAGCAGAAGCAAGGTTTGGAAG TTTCAGGGGAGGTGAACAAGGGTAAAAGTATAGATGCTGATCTTTTAAAAGAGGGTGACGTTGGCTCCAGTGATATGAAAAATGAGAAAGTTGATGCTGATACTGATCGGCAAGATAAGGATGGAGAGGGTAAGGTTGATAAAGTTGAGGAACCCGTTGAGAAGATGGGTGGGGATGTTGAAGGAAAAACTACAGGTGGCTCCTCTGTTGACCATGCAGCTGGGGATAAAAAGCCCATAAAAAAGAAAGTAATAAAAAAGGTTATGAAAGTTGTACGGAAAAAGCCAGCCGCTGGAGCTTCAACTTCAGCTGATAAATCTTCTATTGAAGACAAGAATGTTGTAGCAGAATCTGCAAGCAAAACTGCAGAAGTGGGGCCGAATGAACAAAAAAGTGAGGATGCTGGAAAAGAACAGGAGGGAACTGGCATCAATCAGCAGCCTGAAGCAAAGAAAACCGGTAAGAAGAAAATAATTCGAAGGGTTGTTAAAAGAAAAGTTTCTGCTTCAGGGTCTCAGTTGACTGCCTCTGCTACACCTGCTGAAACGAGTAAGCAAGAAGCAGAAATTCAGCCAGAGAAAAAAATTGATAGTTCAACTGACGCTGGAAATTCTCAGACTAAGCTGCAAGAAGGGTCAAAAACTTCTATGGAAGATATCTCAAAtctgaagaaagaagagaaaccAGAGGAAAAGGAGACTGATCTCAGAAGTCCAAATGGGGATAAGGTTAATCACAAGGAAGCTATTGAACAAAAAGATACGAAAAAGGATGGAAAGAAGGAGAAGACAAAGGATGATAAAGAGAAGAATAGAGACCTCAAGATGGATCCAAAGCAAAAGCCACTCAAtgaaatgaaagaaaagaagaagtcTGATGACCCCCCGAAATATCCAGGATTCATTCTTCAGGCAAAAAGGAGTAATAACGAATCTAAA CTCCGTTCAACATCCCTTTCGTTGGATGGCCTCCTAGACTATACTGCCAAGGATATAGAGGAGTCGGTGTTTGAG CTTTCTTTGTTTGCTGAGTCGTTCAGTGAAATGCTTCAACACAGAATGGGTTGCGTTATCCTGTCTTTTCTTGAG AAACTGTACAAGCGTCATATTGTGAAGAGGAACCAACGTAAGCGCCAAAGAGAGGAAGATctaaagaaagaagagaagaaatcCTCAGAGAAGCGACCCAAGACAACTCAAGAGACTGTAACTGAAAGTGCTGATAATCCAGCGGGGGATGTTAAAATGACAAAAGAGGGTGATGAAAAGATGAGCCCAGATCATTCAGCAAGTGTCCATGATGAACAGTTAAAAGAGGGTCAGGTTAAAGTGGGCGCCGATCATCCGATGGCTAACCATGATGAACCAGCCAAAAAGGGTGAGGAAAAGATGAGCACTTCAGAAGCTGCTCCCAATGAACCTGAAGCTGATACAAAGATGGATGAGGAAGATCCTGAATATGAGGAAGATCCTGAAGAAATAGAAATATATGAAGATGATGAGGACATGGATGATGCTCATGCTGAAGCACCAATTGCAGAAcag AACGAAGATAACACAAAAGACAAAGAGGCTAAGCCAGAAGTAGCTGCAGAAGATAGtggaaacaacaaaacaacGAAGGAGCCTGAATCGGAAAATATCACTAATATCCATGAAAAAACTGCTTCAGTGGAGGAAAAGCAGACTACAGCAGAGAAAGGAGACTCGGTGGAAGGTGGAGAAAAGGTAGTTAGTAAGGAGGTTAAGCCAGCAAAAGATGAGGTGGTTGATAAGGACCTATTGCAG GCCTTTAGGTACTTTGACCAAAACAGAGCAGGATATATCAAG GTGGATGATTTAAAATGCATTCTTCACAACTTGGGGAAGTTTTTATCAAGCAGGGATGTGAAG GACTTGGTTCAAATTGCTCTTATTGAGAGCAATTCTTCAAGGGACAACCGCATAATCTATCCAAAGCTTGTGAAGATAGTTGACCTGTGA